The following proteins come from a genomic window of Nitrospinota bacterium:
- a CDS encoding class I SAM-dependent methyltransferase — translation MKRKRGVSMDHDSIKKIYHNYSNVYDFIFKLMFYPRQRHAIEGMKIRPNESVLDVGVGTGLTLPLYPRDCQITGIDLSRSMLQKAERKKQKHRLDHVTLMEMDACDLRFPDDNFDHVLATFVISVVPDPVKAVAEMKRVCKPGQPIVLVNHFLSEKRMLARAEELLDPVCRKLGWRATLALPDLAAASGLQVDSCFRMKKFDPWSIVFATNTK, via the coding sequence ATGAAACGGAAAAGGGGAGTATCGATGGATCACGACAGCATCAAGAAGATTTATCATAACTATTCCAACGTCTATGATTTCATCTTCAAGCTGATGTTCTATCCGCGCCAGCGGCACGCCATCGAGGGCATGAAGATACGGCCCAATGAAAGCGTGCTCGACGTGGGGGTCGGCACCGGCCTTACCTTGCCGCTGTATCCGCGTGATTGCCAAATAACCGGCATCGATCTTTCCCGGTCGATGCTGCAAAAAGCCGAGCGCAAAAAACAGAAACACCGGCTGGATCATGTGACCCTGATGGAGATGGACGCCTGCGATCTGCGGTTTCCCGATGATAACTTCGATCATGTGCTCGCCACCTTTGTCATCAGCGTGGTGCCGGACCCGGTGAAGGCGGTGGCCGAAATGAAACGGGTCTGCAAGCCGGGTCAGCCGATCGTGCTGGTGAACCACTTCCTGAGCGAGAAGAGGATGCTGGCGCGGGCGGAGGAGCTGCTGGATCCCGTGTGCCGCAAGTTGGGATGGCGCGCCACACTGGCGCTTCCGGATCTGGCCGCGGCCTCGGGGCTGCAGGTCGATTCATGCTTCAGGATGAAGAAGTTCGACCCGTGGTCCATCGTATTCGCCACCAACACGAAGTAA
- a CDS encoding DUF3108 domain-containing protein, which produces MNKAGVARRLFVFLLPLLFFAAPARAQDLPFKPGESLIYSARWLFFDAGIMEASIPETVERDGRQYLRFTLHTWTTNVIARIFTMDDKFESLWDPAARLPASMKAVIRESTTTKDKLLEFDHSRGTALVTVDEKPPETFRLNPEAQDFFSASYLVRATRLKPKQKLLVPIFEDNKNYHADIFVIKRERIPVLDGQVDTVMLIARLKFEGAFTGSNLLYIWLTDDEYQIPVRLRLNMAFGDIVVNLVKAEGVALRVMRDKTNSGALTEKQ; this is translated from the coding sequence GTGAATAAAGCGGGAGTAGCCCGCCGGCTATTCGTGTTTCTGCTGCCGCTGTTGTTTTTCGCCGCCCCCGCGCGCGCGCAGGACCTGCCGTTCAAACCGGGCGAATCGCTGATCTATTCCGCCCGGTGGCTTTTCTTTGATGCCGGGATAATGGAAGCATCCATACCCGAAACGGTGGAGCGGGACGGCCGCCAATATCTGCGGTTCACCCTGCACACCTGGACCACCAATGTTATCGCCAGGATATTTACGATGGACGACAAATTCGAGTCGCTGTGGGATCCGGCGGCCCGTTTGCCCGCGAGCATGAAAGCGGTGATACGCGAAAGCACCACCACCAAGGACAAGCTGCTGGAATTCGACCACTCCCGCGGCACGGCCCTCGTGACGGTGGACGAGAAGCCGCCCGAAACGTTCCGCCTCAACCCCGAAGCGCAGGACTTTTTCAGCGCGTCATATCTTGTCCGCGCCACGCGCCTGAAGCCGAAACAGAAGCTGCTGGTTCCGATTTTTGAGGATAACAAGAATTATCACGCCGACATCTTTGTGATCAAGCGGGAGCGGATACCGGTGCTGGACGGCCAGGTGGATACCGTTATGCTCATCGCCCGGCTGAAATTCGAGGGAGCCTTCACCGGCAGCAACCTGTTATACATCTGGCTCACCGATGACGAGTACCAGATTCCGGTGCGGCTCAGGCTAAACATGGCGTTTGGCGATATCGTTGTGAATCTGGTAAAAGCGGAAGGAGTGGCGCTCCGCGTCATGCGGGACAAAACCAACAGCGGCGCGCTGACGGAGAAGCAATGA